A portion of the Lysinibacillus timonensis genome contains these proteins:
- a CDS encoding DEAD/DEAH box helicase — MLLNKKKTIDELIQQWKMDGDLKQNIYHWETIDGKPAQFAPFPQELHPSIRKALESRGIHELYTHQREAFDLAANGQSFTAVTPTASGKSLCYHLPVLQKILQDSSSRAIYLFPTKALAQDQKTDLNNLIESMGEEILSYTYDGDTAPAIRQKIRKAGHIVMTNPDMLHSGILPHHTKWVSLFENLKYIVIDELHTYKGVFGSHVAHVIRRLKRICHFYGSNPIFICTSATIQNPRELAEKLTNTPHQLIANSGAPVGKKTFLFYNPPIVHPTFGVRRSSVLEVRDLATRLYEAGIQTIVFAKSRVRVEMLVTYLNELTKKKIKDESIRGYRGGYLPNERRAIEKGLRDGSIQIVVSTNALELGVDIGQLQACIMTGYPGNIASALQQAGRAGRRQDSALIIYVAGATALDQYVVNNPMYLLGSSPEEALINPENVLILMEHLKCAAFELPFSMTDTYGEFEVQELLAFLEEEGVLIKTSASWFWMSDRFPAHEISLRSAAQENVVIIDWSIPASTKVIGEMDTYSAMTLLHEEAIYLHQGIQYQVEKLDWEEKKAFVREVNVDYYTDANLAVELKVLSEDKSKKFNTASISFGDVGLLAIPTIFKKIRFNTHENIGSGKIHIPPLEMHTNSTWLSFEMPKDWSEEMLTDALTGAAYAIGSFIPLFIQCDRSDLSVVPQVKSIHNEKPTLFIYDSYPGGIGLSEKVYEILDTILEESIQHVDACPCENGCPTCIGAQDSLQSGKEKVMKILSLLLNEMK, encoded by the coding sequence ATGTTACTTAATAAAAAGAAAACAATTGATGAATTAATTCAACAATGGAAAATGGATGGTGATTTAAAACAGAACATTTACCATTGGGAAACGATAGATGGTAAACCAGCACAATTTGCTCCATTTCCACAAGAGCTTCATCCTTCTATTAGAAAGGCTCTTGAGTCCCGAGGGATTCATGAATTATATACGCATCAACGTGAAGCATTTGATTTGGCAGCGAATGGACAATCTTTTACTGCAGTTACACCGACAGCATCAGGTAAATCTCTATGTTATCACTTGCCAGTTTTACAAAAAATACTACAGGATTCTTCTAGTCGAGCAATCTATTTATTTCCGACGAAAGCATTGGCCCAAGATCAAAAAACAGATTTAAATAACTTAATAGAAAGTATGGGAGAAGAAATCCTTAGTTATACATATGATGGAGACACTGCACCCGCAATTCGTCAAAAAATCCGAAAAGCTGGTCATATCGTTATGACAAATCCAGATATGCTTCATTCTGGTATTCTGCCACACCATACAAAATGGGTTTCTCTTTTTGAAAATCTAAAATACATTGTGATTGATGAATTACATACATATAAAGGTGTTTTTGGAAGTCATGTGGCACATGTAATTAGAAGATTAAAACGAATATGTCATTTTTACGGTAGCAATCCAATTTTTATTTGTACATCTGCTACCATCCAAAATCCAAGGGAATTAGCCGAGAAATTAACAAATACCCCCCACCAATTAATTGCAAATTCTGGTGCACCTGTTGGAAAGAAAACGTTTCTATTTTATAATCCCCCCATTGTACATCCGACATTTGGTGTTCGAAGAAGTAGTGTACTAGAAGTACGCGATTTAGCTACACGACTTTATGAAGCAGGTATTCAAACCATTGTTTTTGCAAAGTCACGTGTGCGTGTTGAAATGCTCGTGACCTATTTAAACGAATTAACGAAGAAAAAAATTAAGGATGAATCCATTCGGGGATATCGCGGAGGTTACTTACCTAATGAACGTCGAGCAATTGAAAAAGGATTACGAGATGGTTCTATTCAGATTGTTGTGAGTACGAATGCCCTTGAACTCGGGGTCGATATTGGACAGTTACAGGCATGTATTATGACAGGTTACCCAGGTAATATTGCGAGCGCTTTGCAACAAGCTGGTCGTGCAGGGAGAAGACAGGATTCTGCATTAATAATTTACGTTGCTGGTGCAACAGCACTTGACCAATATGTCGTAAATAATCCTATGTATTTATTAGGGAGTTCTCCAGAAGAAGCACTTATTAACCCAGAAAATGTTTTAATTTTAATGGAACATTTAAAATGTGCGGCTTTCGAACTACCTTTTTCAATGACGGATACTTATGGTGAATTTGAAGTACAGGAACTGTTAGCTTTCTTAGAAGAAGAAGGTGTCCTTATTAAAACTAGTGCAAGTTGGTTTTGGATGAGTGACCGTTTTCCTGCGCATGAAATTAGCCTACGTTCTGCTGCACAAGAAAACGTTGTGATTATCGATTGGTCTATTCCTGCGTCGACCAAAGTGATTGGCGAGATGGATACGTATAGTGCAATGACATTACTACATGAAGAGGCTATTTATCTTCACCAAGGTATACAATATCAAGTTGAAAAGTTAGATTGGGAAGAAAAAAAAGCGTTTGTTAGAGAAGTGAATGTAGATTACTATACAGATGCTAATTTAGCAGTCGAATTAAAAGTATTAAGTGAAGATAAAAGTAAAAAATTCAATACGGCTTCCATTAGTTTTGGTGATGTAGGTTTACTTGCAATCCCAACAATCTTTAAAAAAATTCGATTTAATACTCATGAGAATATTGGCTCTGGTAAAATTCATATTCCACCATTAGAAATGCATACAAATTCTACGTGGCTTTCTTTTGAAATGCCTAAAGATTGGTCTGAAGAAATGTTAACCGATGCATTAACAGGAGCAGCATATGCAATTGGTTCATTTATTCCATTATTTATTCAATGTGACAGAAGTGATCTGTCAGTAGTACCACAGGTAAAATCAATTCACAATGAAAAGCCAACATTATTCATTTACGATAGCTATCCAGGAGGGATTGGCTTAAGTGAAAAAGTTTATGAGATATTAGATACGATTTTAGAAGAGTCGATTCAACATGTTGATGCATGTCCATGTGAAAATGGATGTCCAACTTGCATCGGTGCTCAAGATAGTTTACAAAGTGGAAAAGAAAAAGTGATGAAAATATTATCCTTATTGCTAAACGAGATGAAGTGA
- the gpsB gene encoding cell division regulator GpsB, whose protein sequence is MEIKLNSKIILEKEFKKAMKGYSVDQVDQFLDQIMEDYDAFEKTVNELRAENKRLKEELQSVSRKPQTTQSTGNTNFDILKRLSNLEKHVFGSKLYE, encoded by the coding sequence ATGGAAATTAAATTAAATTCAAAAATCATTCTTGAAAAAGAATTTAAAAAAGCAATGAAAGGTTATAGTGTTGACCAAGTTGATCAATTTTTAGATCAAATCATGGAAGATTATGACGCATTTGAGAAAACTGTGAATGAGCTACGTGCTGAAAATAAACGTTTAAAAGAAGAACTACAAAGTGTATCTAGAAAACCACAAACTACCCAATCAACGGGAAATACGAACTTTGATATTTTAAAACGATTATCAAATTTGGAAAAACATGTATTTGGTAGCAAATTATACGAATAA
- the ltrA gene encoding group II intron reverse transcriptase/maturase, with protein MQRPQKTSQDGCLQRDKLETEEYARVCSPAVKEVGQQDGIDLIDKVIDSNNLFRACKKVKANKGAPGIDGMTVDELFGHVSKYLPHLKRKLKDGSYKPLPVKRVEIPKADGTKRKLGIPCVRDRMVQQAIYQVIGGIIDPKFSDSSFGFRPNRNQHQAIKKSIKYYEQGYKVVVDCDLKSYFDTINHQKLMEYLKEFIKDKIILKLIWKFLKSGILENGFTKPTEFGAPQGGVLSPILSNVYLNQLDIELEERGHKFVRFADDFCIYVKSKRAGERVLDSITKFLEKELKLTVNKTKSKVGSPTKLKFLGFCIHSTSKSTGCRPHHSAKKRFRDKLKYKTRRNRTGKFEDIVKEINQVTVGWINYYGIGLMKMFIQDMRKWLNHRLRQLIWKRWKKVKTRYYQLRRLGIQHNEAWKVANTRKGYWRISGSETLHKAIRTKTLIKWGIKDLNYLYERRYLSY; from the coding sequence GTGCAAAGACCGCAGAAAACATCGCAAGATGGCTGTTTGCAAAGGGATAAGTTGGAAACTGAAGAGTATGCAAGAGTGTGTAGTCCTGCCGTTAAAGAAGTAGGTCAACAAGATGGTATCGATTTAATTGATAAAGTAATTGATAGTAATAATCTTTTCAGAGCATGTAAGAAGGTTAAAGCCAACAAAGGTGCGCCTGGAATAGATGGAATGACAGTAGATGAACTTTTTGGTCATGTCAGTAAATACCTACCCCATCTTAAGAGAAAACTGAAAGATGGCTCATATAAGCCTCTTCCAGTCAAACGGGTTGAAATCCCGAAGGCGGATGGTACAAAACGAAAATTAGGCATTCCATGTGTTAGAGACCGTATGGTCCAACAAGCAATATATCAAGTAATAGGTGGAATAATAGACCCGAAATTTTCCGATTCAAGTTTTGGTTTTCGACCAAATAGAAACCAACACCAAGCCATAAAGAAATCTATCAAATACTATGAACAAGGCTATAAAGTGGTAGTGGATTGTGATCTCAAAAGTTACTTTGACACCATTAACCATCAAAAGCTAATGGAATACCTCAAGGAATTCATTAAAGATAAAATTATATTAAAGCTAATTTGGAAATTTCTTAAAAGCGGAATATTAGAGAATGGCTTTACCAAACCAACTGAATTCGGTGCGCCTCAAGGCGGTGTACTTTCACCAATTCTTAGTAATGTTTATTTAAATCAGTTAGATATAGAACTGGAGGAAAGAGGACATAAATTCGTTCGCTTTGCGGATGATTTTTGCATCTACGTTAAAAGTAAACGAGCTGGTGAACGTGTCCTTGATAGCATTACAAAGTTTTTGGAGAAGGAACTGAAGCTGACAGTTAATAAAACTAAAAGTAAGGTGGGGTCTCCGACCAAACTAAAATTTTTAGGTTTCTGTATCCACAGTACATCTAAAAGTACAGGATGTAGACCACACCACTCCGCGAAGAAAAGATTCAGAGATAAACTAAAATATAAAACTAGACGAAATCGTACTGGTAAATTTGAGGATATCGTTAAAGAAATTAATCAAGTTACGGTTGGATGGATAAATTACTATGGCATTGGTTTGATGAAAATGTTCATTCAAGATATGAGAAAGTGGCTAAACCATCGGTTAAGGCAACTTATTTGGAAAAGGTGGAAGAAAGTCAAGACAAGGTACTATCAACTTAGGAGATTAGGTATCCAACACAATGAAGCCTGGAAAGTAGCGAATACCCGTAAGGGTTATTGGAGGATTTCAGGAAGTGAAACTCTACATAAAGCTATTAGAACAAAAACGCTCATCAAATGGGGAATAAAGGACCTTAATTATTTGTATGAGCGTCGATACTTAAGTTATTGA
- a CDS encoding YppE family protein, whose amino-acid sequence MKIIELTKQLILECDASIDRFFKMRELDAAPLFFDEVKPHADEIHTLLEEFQQLANDWIRKNNPKYMYEIQIVNAVDAMNQFVVQSFYKETSKKRFIQSVQSVHYTLSNFLRYLEEGDKNVT is encoded by the coding sequence ATGAAAATAATAGAACTAACAAAACAGTTAATATTAGAGTGTGATGCTTCTATTGATCGCTTTTTTAAAATGCGAGAATTAGATGCAGCACCTCTATTTTTTGATGAAGTAAAACCTCATGCTGATGAAATTCATACACTTCTAGAAGAGTTTCAACAACTGGCGAATGATTGGATACGAAAAAATAATCCGAAATATATGTATGAAATTCAAATTGTCAACGCGGTTGACGCTATGAATCAATTTGTTGTTCAGTCATTCTATAAAGAAACGAGTAAAAAACGGTTTATACAATCAGTTCAGTCTGTTCACTACACTTTATCTAACTTTTTGCGCTACCTAGAGGAAGGTGATAAGAATGTTACTTAA
- a CDS encoding ribonuclease H-like domain-containing protein, with amino-acid sequence MSYENKIMQLKKMLGAKKEKSEQKTSFVKPAKPDYIHEWTKCGLDLIENDFGVVLKRQVSYPLDYKHGLYELSSFYEAIEKWGTSNVAHPFSISYDDEILFFDTETTGLKGVGTQIFLIGQLQAKDDEFILTQYVLADPSNEAAFLFESKFWQQSKTIVTYNGKSFDWPQLESRWTLHKNLLPKLKDHKQIDLLHSSKRIWKNNLEKMKLTIVEEEKLGFKRKDDIPGFLAPIIYADAMKSGNAETLMKVLVHNEWDLLSLITLYIHSTDLLIEAKMQDETATTFTNVGKWYGDLKQREESANYLRNITEHFDDEESSVAHYLLAFEQKRNSQYKEAISSFERALPFLDDRKKLRAFEQLAMLYEHQFKNYEEALQYTLTGLNLVNKMSHYTIEQKLKIVLRWEKRALRIESKLK; translated from the coding sequence ATGTCTTATGAAAATAAAATTATGCAATTGAAAAAGATGCTCGGTGCGAAGAAAGAGAAGAGTGAGCAGAAAACGAGTTTTGTGAAACCGGCTAAACCAGACTATATTCATGAATGGACAAAATGCGGATTAGACTTAATAGAGAATGACTTTGGAGTTGTATTAAAACGCCAGGTGTCATATCCACTTGACTATAAGCATGGTCTATATGAATTAAGTTCTTTTTATGAGGCAATCGAAAAATGGGGAACTTCGAACGTTGCGCATCCTTTTTCAATAAGTTATGATGACGAAATTCTATTTTTTGATACAGAAACGACAGGACTAAAGGGAGTAGGAACTCAAATATTTTTAATTGGACAGCTCCAAGCGAAAGATGATGAGTTTATATTGACACAATATGTATTAGCTGATCCTTCTAACGAAGCTGCTTTTTTATTTGAGTCAAAGTTTTGGCAACAGTCAAAAACGATTGTGACATATAATGGGAAAAGTTTCGATTGGCCACAACTTGAATCCAGGTGGACATTGCATAAAAACCTTTTACCTAAACTAAAAGATCACAAACAAATTGATTTACTTCATAGTTCGAAGCGAATATGGAAGAATAACTTAGAGAAAATGAAATTAACAATCGTAGAGGAAGAGAAATTAGGTTTTAAACGTAAGGATGATATACCAGGATTTCTAGCTCCAATTATTTATGCAGATGCTATGAAGAGTGGAAATGCGGAGACGCTAATGAAAGTACTGGTCCACAATGAATGGGACTTATTATCATTAATTACACTTTATATTCATTCGACCGATTTATTAATAGAAGCTAAGATGCAAGATGAAACTGCCACTACATTTACGAATGTTGGGAAATGGTACGGGGATTTAAAGCAGAGGGAAGAAAGTGCGAATTATTTAAGGAATATTACTGAGCACTTCGATGATGAAGAATCGAGTGTAGCTCATTATTTACTCGCATTTGAACAAAAAAGAAATAGTCAATATAAAGAAGCGATAAGTTCTTTTGAAAGGGCATTGCCATTTTTAGATGATCGTAAAAAGTTACGAGCATTTGAGCAATTGGCTATGTTATATGAACATCAATTTAAAAATTACGAAGAAGCGCTTCAATACACATTAACTGGTTTAAACCTAGTTAATAAAATGAGTCATTATACCATTGAACAAAAGTTGAAAATTGTTTTACGTTGGGAAAAACGTGCTTTACGTATTGAGAGTAAATTAAAATAA
- a CDS encoding class I SAM-dependent RNA methyltransferase, with protein sequence MTKLQLVATSAMGLESIVAEEVKELGYETKVDNGKVYFEGDETAIAKTNLWLRVADRIKIVVAQFPATTFDELFERTKAINWEQFLPVDANFPVSGKSVKSKLYSVPDCQAIVKKAIVERMKIHYKRLGFLDESGATFKIEVSILKDLATITIDTSGVGLHKRGYRQSQGEAPLKETLAAALVKISKWSPNRPFVDLFCGSGTIPLEAAMIGQNIAPGYNREFISEQWGWIKSKVWDDVRDEAESLTNYDQKLEIIGSDIDHRMVSIAEANALEAGFSDLITFKQMQATDFTTKLTDGVIISNPPYGERIGEKETIENVIKELGNVMRNYPSWSVYMLSSMENFEELYGKKATKKRKLFNGFIRTDLYQYWGQKSKRD encoded by the coding sequence ATGACAAAATTACAATTAGTAGCTACTAGTGCAATGGGACTTGAATCAATTGTTGCAGAAGAAGTAAAAGAGTTAGGGTACGAAACAAAAGTTGATAACGGAAAAGTATACTTTGAAGGTGATGAAACGGCAATAGCAAAAACGAATCTTTGGCTTCGTGTAGCAGATCGTATAAAAATTGTTGTAGCACAATTTCCAGCTACCACTTTTGATGAATTGTTTGAACGTACAAAAGCAATCAACTGGGAACAGTTTCTACCTGTGGATGCCAATTTCCCAGTGTCGGGCAAATCCGTTAAGTCCAAATTATATAGTGTACCTGATTGTCAGGCAATCGTAAAAAAAGCAATCGTTGAACGAATGAAAATCCATTATAAACGTCTTGGATTTTTAGATGAATCAGGGGCAACTTTCAAAATTGAGGTATCAATTTTAAAGGATTTGGCAACAATTACCATTGATACGTCTGGTGTGGGTTTACATAAACGTGGCTATCGCCAATCCCAAGGTGAAGCACCTTTAAAGGAAACTCTTGCAGCGGCTCTTGTGAAAATCTCTAAATGGAGCCCTAATAGGCCATTTGTTGATCTTTTCTGTGGATCTGGAACTATACCTTTAGAAGCCGCGATGATTGGTCAAAATATTGCACCTGGCTATAATCGTGAATTTATTTCCGAACAGTGGGGATGGATTAAGTCAAAGGTTTGGGATGATGTGAGAGATGAAGCTGAATCGCTTACGAATTACGATCAAAAACTAGAAATTATCGGTTCAGATATTGATCACCGTATGGTTTCTATTGCGGAAGCAAACGCATTAGAAGCAGGGTTTAGTGATTTAATTACGTTTAAACAAATGCAAGCAACCGATTTTACAACAAAATTAACAGATGGTGTGATTATTTCAAATCCACCTTATGGTGAACGTATTGGTGAAAAAGAAACAATTGAGAATGTAATAAAAGAATTAGGAAACGTTATGCGAAATTATCCTTCTTGGTCTGTCTATATGTTATCCTCAATGGAAAACTTCGAAGAATTATATGGAAAAAAGGCTACGAAAAAGAGAAAGTTATTTAATGGCTTTATCCGGACAGATTTATATCAATACTGGGGTCAGAAATCAAAGAGGGATTAA
- a CDS encoding penicillin-binding protein 1A, translating into MTEKRTREDIKRERAKQKRQQQPPVKTWIKRIILSLVAIGAAGFLFGVGLFIYYVSSAPPLDEESLKDPISAEFYDINGELFATTGTVERKYVAYDDIPQQMIDAILATEDVRFFDHFGVDIWRTMGAVLANVRQGFGAQGGSTITQQVVKNSFFTNEKNLERKAQEAWLAVQLEQRYSKEEIFEMYFNKILMSGRIYGFATAANYFFGKELNELELDEMALLAGMPQSPNGYNPFNNPERAQQRRDLVLDLMVQHEKITEEEAAAAKEIDVTSRLLPEEERQTGTDTQYDAFLDVVLNELEANGDTELLSEGIKVYTTLDPNAQTIVESVMNNPANFPTETIQSGVAVVDTKTGAIRAIGGGRNFGADRGFNFAEDLKTRAPGSTMKPLLDYGPAIEHLKWSTGQTIVDEPMTYQNSNQQIGNWDGKYLGTMTIREALYTSRNIPAVKTLNEVGHENAKQFIAKLGIDTENVFESDAIGGGNINLSPIQMASSYAAFGNNGVYNDPHSIIEIEYRDGSKKTYEHESEVAMSDYTAYMVTDILRDVVSNKPNASGTAANVSGLDLAGKTGTTNYSGEDFEKYDLPYSAVPDSWFAGYTTNYSIAIWSGYPERKDPITTWEERRLPQTLFKSIMSQISANVETANFSKPSSVVEATIEIGTNPLKLASEYTPDELKVTELFVKGTEPTQVSEEYKQIELEPPFNLEANPSEVGGIVDLTWEFATPEQDEEEEPLAITFEVSMSVDNEEPVVVTTTENYQATIPNIETGREYIFSVVAVSGDVRSEPATVSVFIEVPIDDPIFDEPIFDYEDPFNNGNGDENNGNEGSNGNDNNNGENPNGEENGDGTVPGEEEVSNPVPPLDSLLPSRGNRSEE; encoded by the coding sequence TTGACAGAAAAACGAACTCGTGAAGATATAAAACGAGAACGAGCCAAACAAAAAAGACAGCAACAACCTCCTGTTAAAACATGGATAAAACGAATTATTTTATCGTTAGTCGCTATTGGAGCTGCAGGATTTTTATTTGGTGTTGGTTTGTTCATTTATTATGTAAGTTCTGCCCCACCATTGGATGAAGAGTCTTTAAAAGACCCAATATCCGCTGAGTTTTATGACATTAATGGTGAATTATTTGCCACGACTGGTACTGTGGAACGTAAATATGTAGCGTACGATGATATTCCACAACAAATGATTGATGCAATCCTAGCTACGGAAGATGTTCGCTTCTTTGACCATTTCGGTGTTGATATTTGGCGGACGATGGGTGCTGTTTTAGCTAACGTACGCCAAGGATTTGGTGCGCAAGGTGGTAGTACAATTACACAGCAAGTCGTAAAAAATTCATTCTTTACGAATGAAAAGAATTTAGAACGTAAAGCTCAAGAAGCTTGGTTAGCCGTTCAATTGGAACAACGTTATTCAAAAGAAGAAATTTTTGAAATGTATTTCAATAAAATCTTGATGTCCGGCCGAATTTATGGATTTGCTACAGCTGCAAACTACTTTTTTGGAAAAGAATTAAATGAACTTGAACTAGATGAGATGGCGCTTCTAGCTGGAATGCCGCAAAGTCCTAATGGATACAACCCATTTAATAACCCTGAGCGAGCTCAGCAACGACGTGATTTAGTTCTAGACCTAATGGTACAACATGAAAAAATTACTGAAGAGGAAGCTGCTGCTGCTAAAGAAATCGACGTTACTTCTCGCCTTTTACCTGAGGAAGAACGTCAAACGGGTACCGATACACAATATGATGCCTTCCTTGACGTAGTTTTAAATGAGCTCGAAGCAAATGGTGATACAGAATTACTGTCTGAAGGTATTAAGGTGTATACAACACTCGATCCAAATGCACAAACTATTGTGGAAAGTGTCATGAATAATCCAGCAAACTTCCCTACCGAAACAATTCAATCAGGGGTAGCAGTTGTAGACACAAAAACTGGTGCCATTCGAGCAATCGGAGGAGGGCGTAATTTTGGTGCGGATCGAGGATTTAACTTTGCTGAGGACTTAAAAACACGTGCTCCTGGTTCTACTATGAAACCATTACTTGATTATGGTCCTGCAATAGAACATCTTAAATGGTCAACAGGTCAAACTATTGTCGATGAACCGATGACATATCAAAATTCTAATCAGCAGATTGGAAACTGGGACGGGAAATATTTAGGCACTATGACAATTCGTGAAGCACTATATACTTCTCGTAATATTCCTGCAGTAAAAACTTTAAATGAAGTCGGTCATGAAAATGCAAAACAATTTATTGCAAAATTAGGTATTGATACTGAAAATGTATTTGAATCTGATGCTATTGGCGGCGGTAATATTAACTTATCCCCTATTCAAATGGCTTCATCATACGCAGCATTCGGAAATAACGGGGTCTATAACGATCCACATTCGATTATAGAAATTGAATATCGTGATGGTTCCAAAAAAACCTATGAACATGAATCTGAGGTTGCTATGAGTGACTATACAGCGTATATGGTTACAGATATATTACGAGATGTAGTTAGTAATAAACCTAACGCATCAGGTACTGCTGCAAATGTTTCTGGTTTAGATTTAGCAGGTAAAACAGGTACAACCAACTATTCTGGCGAAGATTTTGAAAAATATGATTTACCATATTCGGCCGTACCTGATTCATGGTTTGCTGGGTATACAACAAACTATTCAATTGCAATATGGAGTGGTTACCCTGAACGCAAAGACCCTATCACAACTTGGGAAGAGCGTCGCTTACCACAAACGCTGTTTAAATCCATTATGTCTCAGATTTCTGCCAATGTTGAGACAGCTAATTTCTCTAAACCAAGTTCAGTTGTGGAAGCAACAATTGAAATAGGTACAAATCCGTTGAAATTAGCGAGTGAGTATACACCAGATGAATTGAAAGTGACAGAGTTATTTGTAAAAGGTACTGAACCAACACAAGTATCAGAAGAATACAAACAAATCGAATTAGAGCCACCATTTAACTTAGAAGCAAATCCAAGTGAAGTAGGTGGAATCGTTGATCTCACTTGGGAATTTGCTACTCCTGAGCAAGACGAAGAAGAAGAACCACTTGCAATAACATTTGAAGTATCAATGAGTGTTGATAATGAAGAACCAGTGGTTGTAACGACAACAGAAAATTATCAAGCAACCATACCAAATATCGAGACTGGTAGAGAGTATATTTTCTCCGTTGTTGCGGTTTCTGGAGATGTTCGAAGTGAACCTGCTACTGTTTCAGTATTTATAGAAGTGCCAATCGATGATCCTATTTTCGATGAGCCAATCTTCGACTATGAAGATCCATTTAATAATGGGAATGGCGATGAGAACAATGGAAACGAAGGAAGCAACGGCAATGACAATAATAACGGAGAAAATCCAAATGGAGAAGAAAATGGAGACGGCACTGTACCTGGAGAAGAAGAAGTAAGTAATCCTGTCCCTCCTCTTGATTCACTCCTACCTAGCCGTGGAAATCGATCTGAAGAATAA
- a CDS encoding endonuclease → MNRIGILLSQIDVIDQMMTAKIQTERNAINSEFFTKLVNTHQKVSLAEKKFHVKNGCSPFSSDLQ, encoded by the coding sequence ATGAATAGAATCGGAATACTTTTATCTCAAATTGATGTTATAGATCAAATGATGACTGCAAAAATTCAAACTGAACGTAATGCGATAAATAGTGAGTTTTTTACAAAACTAGTAAATACTCATCAAAAAGTAAGCTTAGCAGAAAAGAAATTCCATGTAAAGAATGGATGTTCGCCTTTTAGTAGTGATTTACAATAG
- the recU gene encoding Holliday junction resolvase RecU — protein MTIRYPNGKLYKPDTEVPKQKVTKSRKKEISFSNRGKTLEDEIDETNNYYLNRQIAVIHKKPVPVQIVKVEYPKRSAAVIREAYFRTPSTTDYNGIWNGYYVDFEAKETESKTSFPLKNMHPHQVKHMEDVTRQQGIAFTIVRFSKLDRYFILPFSVLLDAWEVMESGGVKSIPLKVFESSCIEVMPGFNPRIHYLSAIEKLISKKEY, from the coding sequence ATGACAATTCGATATCCAAATGGCAAACTATATAAGCCGGACACTGAAGTTCCTAAACAAAAGGTAACTAAATCAAGGAAAAAGGAAATTTCATTTAGTAATCGTGGGAAAACTCTCGAAGATGAAATCGATGAAACAAACAATTATTATTTAAATCGTCAAATTGCGGTCATACATAAGAAACCTGTTCCTGTACAAATCGTCAAAGTAGAGTACCCGAAGAGAAGTGCAGCTGTTATACGCGAAGCTTACTTCCGTACCCCTTCTACAACAGATTACAATGGCATTTGGAACGGATATTATGTAGATTTTGAAGCAAAAGAAACTGAAAGTAAAACATCCTTCCCATTAAAAAATATGCATCCACATCAAGTGAAACATATGGAAGATGTAACTAGACAGCAAGGCATTGCATTTACCATCGTTCGATTTTCTAAATTAGATCGATATTTTATTTTACCATTTTCAGTGCTATTAGATGCTTGGGAAGTAATGGAAAGCGGTGGAGTAAAATCCATTCCTTTAAAGGTGTTTGAGTCTAGTTGTATTGAGGTAATGCCAGGGTTTAATCCGCGCATTCATTATTTATCCGCTATTGAAAAATTGATTTCAAAAAAAGAGTACTAG